Proteins from a single region of Bacteroidota bacterium:
- a CDS encoding CHC2 zinc finger domain-containing protein has translation MKKEFILNSDQIKSEAEMRFAELIEKDTNQSFSKQGASLYMKCPNCDREGKGKGLNYSPKKEIAKCFSCDFTASNPINYLMNLHQLDFVEALKKAAELLNIPIETSKSEPDAPSTGRKQNAKVDFYETQLQNSGLTLEDVQSKLKIDDSTTQIINRYSSGFYDIHTGSIVPGDDMILHYITLDRTRTTYYKKKYRTKEAYGKPIPLYRVRHQFPDQHLDKKGAPKKYESPLGSGVQVWLPDQLIQRFENRQSIETLFIDEGEKKADKSTKHGQFSVGIMGISNLVENGNLHPDFSRIITTCGTKNVVFRMDADWQTKIGKGNNAENSVDYRSRQFLAAIRTYKNHFYAFYNNGIELKIYFSYIKENTTGEKGVDDLLMGRLKGKEEQLKIDTEKAMTDPNGTGEFVDCIDITGYSEQKLKELFHLESIERFVDFHKDRIKANGEEFFYSGTKYKLIEDDPGYELAQPLSPEEKFWQKHITKENKNNHDRFHIDFNRFRIFMQNNGIGRITTQEYPYQHQLVRAFYDQKIVNKIATLEIFDWIIDFLNAAGEYEITNYLQGNDRVLSDKNLERLKNLDDRVNFLKPTKSNGYMFFENGFWEITKDGIKGYDRQSAPGFIYREQLIAQSPTLLGNIPRFQQIRPDVYSLRNKKEGEQFIQEFDFAAFLRNTGNYKDRTIPYSEWTEGDMTKLYTEMLHKMTSIGYLMHKHFNPSVAKAIFLTDNKEDREIGQSHGRSGKSLTSEFLRTYKEVFVIDGQASDVDKDKNLFAGVSEQTDIVYFDDMKQNFPIERLFTPITGVFKVREMYKDTAEIKREDAPKILISSNHSLRGVVDSPSAQDRLHFVGFSDYYNAEFRPSDDFGRRFFDEWDGKQWNMSANFAGACLQAYIEHGLITIQDERIKLNQYKTELGAAFWDWATGYFIGNDATPFGPDKKIARKDLFDNFLDAFPKEKKWIDSRKFKEKLFKFCELKGIAVNPMYPRYEERDGVRSLKHDWGGRLISGGVEYFFFETLEMFKTRLGLTKDPF, from the coding sequence ATGAAGAAAGAATTTATCCTTAATTCCGACCAAATTAAGTCGGAAGCTGAGATGAGATTTGCCGAATTAATCGAAAAAGATACAAATCAAAGTTTTTCGAAACAAGGAGCCAGCCTCTACATGAAATGCCCAAACTGCGACCGTGAGGGCAAAGGCAAGGGCTTGAATTATAGCCCCAAAAAGGAAATTGCAAAATGCTTCAGCTGTGATTTTACAGCCAGCAATCCTATCAACTATTTGATGAATCTGCACCAATTGGACTTTGTGGAAGCTCTCAAAAAAGCTGCAGAACTACTCAATATTCCTATTGAAACAAGCAAGTCCGAACCGGATGCACCTTCTACCGGCAGAAAACAAAATGCCAAAGTGGATTTTTATGAAACACAGCTACAAAACAGCGGTCTGACATTAGAGGACGTTCAGAGCAAACTCAAAATTGATGACAGCACTACGCAAATAATCAACCGCTATTCTTCCGGATTCTACGACATTCACACAGGGAGTATAGTGCCAGGCGATGACATGATCTTGCACTACATCACCTTGGACAGAACCCGAACTACCTACTACAAAAAGAAATACAGAACCAAAGAAGCCTACGGCAAACCTATTCCTCTATACAGAGTTAGACACCAGTTCCCTGACCAGCATTTGGACAAAAAAGGTGCTCCCAAAAAATATGAATCTCCCCTTGGTAGCGGTGTACAAGTGTGGTTGCCGGACCAACTAATCCAAAGGTTTGAAAACCGCCAAAGCATTGAGACATTATTCATTGATGAAGGCGAAAAAAAGGCAGACAAATCCACCAAGCACGGACAGTTTAGCGTGGGTATAATGGGCATTAGCAACCTTGTAGAAAACGGCAATCTGCACCCCGATTTTAGCAGGATTATCACTACCTGCGGAACTAAGAACGTGGTTTTTCGCATGGATGCAGACTGGCAAACTAAAATAGGCAAAGGCAACAATGCAGAAAACTCTGTGGACTACCGTTCCCGACAGTTCTTGGCTGCAATCCGTACTTACAAAAACCATTTCTACGCTTTTTATAATAACGGAATCGAACTCAAAATCTATTTTTCCTATATCAAAGAAAATACTACAGGAGAAAAAGGAGTAGATGATTTGCTGATGGGCAGGCTCAAAGGCAAAGAAGAGCAACTGAAAATCGACACCGAAAAAGCAATGACAGATCCAAATGGCACTGGCGAATTTGTGGACTGCATCGACATAACCGGATATTCAGAACAAAAGCTAAAGGAGCTTTTCCACTTAGAGAGCATTGAGCGATTTGTAGATTTTCACAAAGATAGAATCAAAGCAAACGGTGAAGAATTTTTCTATTCCGGAACAAAATACAAGCTCATTGAAGATGATCCCGGATACGAACTTGCCCAGCCCCTTTCTCCGGAAGAAAAATTCTGGCAAAAACATATTACCAAAGAAAACAAAAACAATCATGACCGCTTCCACATTGATTTTAACAGATTTCGAATTTTCATGCAAAACAACGGAATCGGCAGAATTACCACACAGGAATATCCATATCAACACCAGCTTGTGAGAGCCTTTTATGACCAAAAGATTGTAAACAAAATTGCTACATTAGAAATATTTGATTGGATAATTGACTTCCTGAACGCAGCCGGTGAATATGAAATTACAAATTATCTTCAAGGGAACGACCGAGTGCTCTCGGATAAGAATCTGGAACGTTTAAAAAACTTGGATGATCGAGTAAATTTTTTGAAGCCAACCAAGAGCAACGGCTATATGTTTTTTGAAAATGGTTTTTGGGAGATTACCAAGGACGGAATCAAAGGTTATGACCGACAATCCGCCCCCGGATTTATTTATCGCGAACAATTAATAGCTCAAAGCCCAACATTGCTTGGCAATATTCCGAGGTTTCAACAAATCAGACCGGATGTTTATTCGCTCCGGAACAAAAAAGAAGGAGAACAATTTATCCAAGAATTTGACTTTGCAGCTTTTTTGAGAAATACCGGAAATTACAAAGACAGAACTATTCCCTATTCCGAATGGACAGAAGGCGACATGACAAAGCTCTACACCGAAATGTTGCACAAAATGACCTCTATCGGCTATCTGATGCACAAACATTTTAACCCGAGCGTTGCCAAGGCAATTTTTCTGACAGACAACAAAGAAGACAGAGAGATAGGACAAAGCCACGGTAGAAGCGGAAAATCGCTTACATCCGAGTTTTTACGCACATACAAAGAAGTTTTTGTGATTGATGGTCAGGCATCGGACGTGGACAAAGACAAAAACCTCTTTGCAGGTGTGAGCGAACAAACGGACATAGTTTATTTTGACGACATGAAGCAGAATTTCCCGATAGAGCGACTTTTCACACCCATCACCGGAGTTTTCAAAGTGCGTGAAATGTACAAAGACACAGCAGAAATCAAACGAGAAGATGCACCCAAAATATTGATAAGCTCCAATCACAGCTTGCGTGGAGTTGTGGACAGTCCGTCTGCCCAAGACAGATTGCATTTTGTGGGTTTCTCAGATTATTATAATGCAGAATTTCGCCCTTCAGATGATTTTGGAAGGCGTTTCTTTGACGAATGGGATGGCAAGCAGTGGAACATGTCTGCAAACTTCGCTGGAGCCTGTTTGCAAGCCTATATCGAGCATGGGTTAATCACTATTCAAGATGAAAGAATCAAGCTAAATCAGTACAAAACAGAGCTTGGAGCTGCGTTTTGGGATTGGGCAACAGGTTATTTTATTGGCAACGATGCTACTCCTTTTGGACCAGACAAAAAGATTGCCCGGAAGGATTTATTTGATAATTTTTTGGATGCTTTTCCAAAGGAAAAAAAATGGATTGACAGCAGAAAGTTTAAAGAGAAGCTATTCAAGTTTTGTGAGTTAAAAGGCATAGCGGTAAACCCTATGTATCCGCGCTATGAGGAACGCGATGGAGTTCGTTCCTTAAAACATGACTGGGGAGGAAGGCTTATAAGTGGCGGGGTGGAATATTTCTT
- a CDS encoding RHS repeat-associated core domain-containing protein: protein MNGISTSTLANAIVSNFGNPMDIDAVLAVLGQSLIEGAFSFGELIGFMECMNVPGLSNTLANNFSNQGLLHQLIVSNASQEYLLVLAMLNDTDFVKYVAENYSYLVAEAVRKLEGISVEQYLALVKKHYGDGVMGDLLTALGADLQFTKKFVLNEHHLYGSSRLGVKTHKRVLLQKEFSISGFEETGEIIVDEVTDSLVYVRSEVYFCRVLAQKQYEMSNHLGNVLATVLDRRTGVFDETEDTVMYYEADVVSAKAYYPFGKAMMSYSNPEFSFAYAFNGMERDDETDLTNFGARFYNGDYGKFLSVDPLVHSFPFQTPYCYAANQPIWAIDKNGEVKVIVVTRELQPDGSYANYKAEFEVLTLEDIKGISRTPVIVHRNAVNEAYQINANMTGYKTKVTSYSIDQESGLTVGEKLRKDHLYIYYLTQIMINNPLGTGKMASATQDRDFYTGEYKSDLTKITEFATGVVTMFFTGKAATKGTEELLKKMISSFLINAIDPGTMMKEIYKTLNLTEKQIQVTNAYTDKFIREGNTKSLETLQKILVDASNSENYDLKTELKNQLGIDIDMPTDSNEAVNQVVNYDGATN from the coding sequence TTGAACGGTATCAGTACTTCTACTTTAGCAAATGCCATTGTGTCTAATTTCGGCAATCCGATGGATATTGATGCAGTACTTGCAGTATTGGGTCAGAGTTTGATTGAAGGTGCGTTTAGTTTTGGGGAGTTAATTGGTTTTATGGAATGTATGAATGTGCCAGGACTTAGCAACACTTTGGCAAACAATTTTAGCAATCAGGGTTTGTTGCATCAATTGATAGTGAGCAATGCAAGTCAGGAGTATTTGTTGGTGTTGGCAATGCTCAATGATACGGACTTTGTGAAGTATGTGGCAGAGAATTATAGCTATTTGGTGGCGGAGGCGGTGCGCAAGTTGGAGGGGATAAGTGTGGAGCAGTATTTGGCATTGGTTAAGAAGCACTATGGCGATGGGGTGATGGGGGATTTGTTGACTGCATTGGGTGCGGATTTGCAGTTCACTAAGAAGTTTGTGCTCAATGAACATCATTTGTATGGTAGTAGCCGTTTGGGTGTTAAAACCCATAAGAGGGTGCTGTTGCAGAAGGAGTTTAGCATTAGTGGGTTTGAAGAAACAGGCGAAATTATTGTGGATGAGGTGACAGATTCGCTTGTTTATGTGCGAAGTGAGGTTTATTTTTGTCGTGTGTTGGCGCAAAAACAATATGAGATGAGTAATCATTTGGGCAATGTTCTTGCTACGGTGCTTGACCGAAGAACAGGTGTTTTTGATGAAACCGAAGATACGGTGATGTATTATGAGGCGGATGTGGTGAGTGCAAAAGCTTATTATCCCTTTGGCAAAGCAATGATGTCCTACAGTAATCCCGAATTTTCGTTCGCTTATGCTTTCAATGGAATGGAGCGAGACGATGAAACAGATTTAACAAATTTTGGGGCAAGGTTTTATAACGGAGATTATGGAAAATTTTTGAGTGTTGACCCACTTGTACATAGTTTCCCTTTTCAAACTCCATATTGTTATGCAGCAAATCAACCTATTTGGGCAATAGATAAAAATGGAGAAGTTAAAGTAATAGTAGTTACACGGGAGTTGCAGCCAGACGGGTCATATGCAAATTACAAGGCAGAATTTGAAGTTCTGACATTAGAAGATATTAAAGGTATTTCAAGGACACCCGTAATTGTTCATAGAAATGCAGTTAATGAAGCATATCAAATAAATGCAAATATGACTGGTTACAAAACTAAAGTTACCAGTTATAGTATAGACCAAGAATCAGGTTTAACAGTTGGCGAAAAATTAAGAAAAGACCATTTGTACATTTATTATTTAACACAAATAATGATAAACAATCCTTTAGGTACAGGAAAAATGGCAAGTGCAACCCAAGATAGAGATTTTTATACTGGAGAATACAAGTCTGATTTAACGAAGATTACTGAATTTGCGACAGGAGTTGTTACGATGTTTTTTACAGGAAAAGCCGCTACAAAAGGCACAGAAGAGTTATTAAAAAAGATGATAAGTTCATTCTTAATTAATGCAATTGACCCTGGCACAATGATGAAGGAAATTTATAAAACATTAAATTTAACTGAAAAGCAAATTCAGGTCACAAACGCTTATACTGACAAATTTATTAGAGAGGGAAATACAAAATCATTAGAAACATTGCAAAAGATACTTGTTGATGCAAGCAATAGCGAGAACTATGATTTAAAGACAGAGTTAAAAAATCAGTTAGGTATAGACATAGATATGCCAACAGATTCAAATGAAGCTGTTAATCAGGTGGTAAATTATGACGGAGCTACCAATTAA